In a genomic window of Flavobacterium sp. KACC 22761:
- a CDS encoding Fic family protein, whose product MFNLELTYREEFQSTFDRLYQKRQELQNSRPLPNIALNKIRESLSLEWTYNSNSIEGNTLSLRETQMVIQEGITIKGKSLREHFETHNHDKAIDYLYSIVDENYKLRSIDILSIHGLVMRSIEEDFAGRIRNGGVRISGANFMPPNANKVSDYLDELIDFINTNPLGLNDIELATIYHHKLVWIHPFFDGNGRTVRLSMNLLLMRCGFPPAIVLKNDRKKYYEALNQANNGNYQKLTLLMCQALERTLNIYLGAMPGSTYDYQSIQNIVSEPDTPYGQEYVSLLARTGKIDAYKEGRNWYTTKEAIENYMATRKRKR is encoded by the coding sequence ATGTTTAATCTTGAGCTGACATACAGAGAAGAATTTCAATCAACCTTTGATCGATTGTACCAAAAAAGGCAGGAACTGCAAAACAGCAGACCATTGCCTAATATCGCCTTGAACAAAATCCGAGAAAGTCTTTCTTTAGAATGGACTTATAATTCCAATAGCATCGAAGGAAATACACTTAGTTTGAGAGAAACCCAAATGGTTATTCAAGAAGGAATTACCATTAAAGGAAAATCACTGCGAGAACATTTTGAAACTCATAATCATGATAAAGCCATTGATTATCTTTACTCCATTGTAGATGAAAATTACAAACTAAGAAGTATTGACATTCTCTCTATTCATGGTTTGGTCATGCGCTCTATTGAAGAAGATTTTGCAGGAAGAATTCGCAATGGAGGTGTTCGCATTTCTGGAGCTAATTTTATGCCTCCAAACGCCAATAAAGTTTCAGATTATTTAGACGAGTTAATCGATTTTATTAATACAAATCCGTTAGGATTAAACGATATTGAACTTGCCACAATTTATCATCATAAACTAGTCTGGATTCATCCTTTTTTTGATGGAAATGGTCGCACCGTTCGTTTAAGCATGAATTTATTATTGATGCGATGTGGTTTTCCACCAGCCATTGTTCTTAAAAACGACAGAAAAAAATATTACGAAGCGCTTAATCAAGCTAATAACGGTAATTATCAAAAATTGACACTTTTAATGTGTCAAGCGCTCGAAAGAACACTCAATATTTATCTAGGTGCGATGCCAGGAAGTACGTATGACTATCAATCTATTCAAAATATTGTTAGCGAGCCCGATACACCTTACGGCCAAGAATATGTCAGTTTGCTGGCTAGAACAGGAAAAATAGATGCTTACAAAGAAGGCAGAAACTGGTACACCACCAAAGAAGCCATCGAAAACTATATGGCAACCCGAAAAAGAAAACGCTGA
- the uvrA gene encoding excinuclease ABC subunit UvrA, whose protein sequence is MLDKDNTIEVLGARVHNLKNIDISIPREKLVVITGLSGSGKSSLAFDTIYAEGQRRYVETFSAYARQFLGGLERPDVDKIDGLSPVIAIEQKTTSKSPRSTVGTITEIYDFLRLLYARGADAYSYNTGEKMVSYSDEQIKDLIIQDYNGKRINILAPVIKARKGHYAELFQQITKQGFLKVRVNGDVQDLVAGMKLDRYKTHDIEIVVDRMVIEDNPDTQKRLSESINTAMHHGEDVLMILDQDSNEVRYFSRNLMCPTTGISYQNPEPNLFSFNSPKGACPHCNGLGTVHEINVKKIIPNPKLSIKAGGFAPLGEYKSSWIFKQLETIGEKFGFKITDPIEKIPEEAMQMILYGGKDKFSINSKDLGVTREYKIDFEGISNFIKNQYDESATTSIKRWAKDFMDEINCPVCDGSRLKKEALFFRVNEKNITELCDMDISDLTAWFKDLENHLTDKQLLIASEVVKEIKDRLNFLMNVGLNYLALSRSSKSLSGGEAQRIRLATQIGSQLVGVLYILDEPSIGLHQRDNEKLIHSLEQLRDIGNSVIVVEHDKDMIETADYVIDIGPKAGKYGGEIISIGTPKETLASDTITAQYLNGKMKFDIPKKRRKGNGKFLKLTGATGNNLKNVSIEIPLGQLTCVTGVSGSGKSTLINETLYPILNAYYFNGVKKPQPYKKIEGLEHIDKVIDIDQSPIGRTPRSNPATYTEVFTEIRNLFTMTSESMIRGYKAGRFSFNVKGGRCETCEGSGVRTIEMNFLPDVYVECEACQGKRFNRETLEIRYKGKSISDVLDMTVDEAVPFFENIPKIHRKIKTIQDVGLGYITLGQQSTTLSGGEAQRIKLAGELSKKDTGNTFYILDEPTTGLHFEDIRVLMEVINKLVDKGNTILVIEHNMDVIKLADYIIDIGPEGGKGGGQLVAKGTPEEVAQNKKSYTAKFLKKELA, encoded by the coding sequence ATGTTAGACAAAGACAATACTATTGAAGTTCTTGGTGCAAGGGTTCATAATCTAAAAAATATCGATATATCTATTCCCCGTGAAAAACTGGTTGTCATTACTGGTTTATCAGGTTCGGGAAAATCTTCTTTGGCATTTGATACTATTTATGCTGAAGGTCAGCGTCGTTATGTTGAAACTTTTTCAGCTTACGCCAGACAATTCCTTGGCGGATTGGAACGTCCGGATGTTGATAAAATCGACGGACTTTCTCCTGTAATTGCGATTGAACAAAAAACAACCAGTAAAAGTCCGCGTTCTACAGTTGGAACTATTACTGAAATTTACGATTTCCTAAGGCTTTTGTACGCACGTGGCGCAGATGCCTATAGTTATAACACAGGGGAAAAAATGGTTTCGTATTCTGATGAACAAATTAAAGATCTGATTATTCAGGATTATAACGGAAAACGAATCAATATTCTAGCGCCGGTAATTAAAGCCAGAAAAGGTCATTATGCCGAATTATTCCAACAAATTACCAAACAAGGATTCTTGAAAGTTCGTGTAAATGGCGACGTTCAAGATCTGGTTGCTGGAATGAAACTGGATCGTTACAAAACACACGATATCGAAATTGTTGTGGATAGAATGGTAATCGAAGATAATCCGGACACGCAAAAGAGATTATCAGAAAGCATCAATACGGCAATGCATCACGGTGAGGATGTCTTGATGATTTTAGATCAGGATTCTAATGAAGTTCGTTATTTCAGTAGAAACTTAATGTGTCCTACAACAGGAATATCGTATCAAAATCCAGAACCGAATTTATTTTCGTTCAATTCTCCAAAAGGAGCTTGTCCACATTGTAACGGATTGGGAACCGTTCATGAAATCAACGTTAAAAAGATTATTCCGAATCCGAAATTATCTATAAAAGCTGGCGGTTTTGCTCCTCTAGGCGAATACAAATCTTCATGGATTTTCAAACAATTGGAAACCATTGGAGAAAAATTCGGATTTAAAATAACCGATCCAATTGAGAAAATTCCAGAAGAAGCGATGCAAATGATTTTGTATGGCGGAAAAGATAAATTTTCTATCAACTCAAAAGATCTTGGCGTAACAAGAGAATATAAAATCGATTTTGAAGGGATTTCTAATTTCATCAAAAACCAATACGATGAAAGCGCCACAACCAGCATAAAACGTTGGGCAAAAGACTTCATGGACGAAATCAATTGTCCTGTTTGCGATGGCTCACGTCTTAAAAAAGAAGCATTATTTTTTAGGGTAAATGAAAAAAATATCACCGAGTTGTGTGATATGGATATTTCAGATTTGACGGCATGGTTTAAAGACTTAGAAAATCATTTAACTGACAAACAGCTTTTAATCGCTTCTGAAGTGGTGAAAGAAATCAAAGACCGTTTGAACTTCCTGATGAATGTTGGTTTGAATTATTTGGCTTTAAGCCGAAGTTCAAAATCACTTTCTGGTGGAGAAGCACAACGTATCAGATTAGCAACCCAAATTGGTTCCCAGTTGGTTGGAGTTCTTTATATTTTAGATGAGCCAAGTATTGGTTTACATCAAAGAGATAACGAAAAACTGATTCATTCTTTGGAACAGTTACGCGATATCGGAAACTCAGTTATTGTTGTTGAACACGACAAAGACATGATTGAAACTGCTGATTATGTTATTGATATTGGTCCGAAAGCTGGAAAATACGGAGGAGAAATTATTAGTATAGGAACTCCAAAAGAAACTTTAGCTTCGGACACTATTACCGCTCAATATTTGAATGGTAAAATGAAATTTGATATTCCGAAGAAAAGAAGAAAAGGAAACGGTAAATTCTTGAAACTTACAGGTGCAACAGGAAATAATCTTAAAAATGTTTCGATTGAAATTCCTTTAGGACAATTAACTTGTGTTACGGGAGTTTCTGGAAGCGGTAAATCAACTTTGATTAATGAAACGCTTTATCCGATTTTAAATGCGTATTATTTTAATGGCGTAAAAAAACCACAACCGTATAAAAAGATTGAAGGTTTAGAACATATTGACAAAGTAATTGATATTGACCAAAGTCCGATTGGAAGAACACCACGTTCAAATCCGGCGACTTATACCGAAGTTTTTACAGAAATCCGAAATCTGTTTACCATGACTTCTGAAAGTATGATTCGCGGTTACAAAGCGGGACGTTTTAGTTTTAACGTAAAAGGCGGACGTTGCGAAACCTGTGAAGGTTCAGGTGTTAGAACAATCGAAATGAACTTTTTACCAGACGTTTATGTAGAATGCGAAGCTTGTCAAGGAAAACGTTTCAACAGAGAGACTTTAGAAATTAGATATAAAGGAAAATCAATTTCCGATGTTTTAGATATGACGGTTGATGAAGCGGTTCCGTTTTTTGAAAATATTCCGAAGATTCACAGAAAAATCAAAACCATTCAGGATGTTGGTTTAGGTTATATTACACTTGGACAACAAAGCACAACGCTTTCTGGTGGTGAAGCGCAACGCATTAAACTAGCAGGAGAATTGTCTAAAAAAGATACTGGAAATACATTTTATATTCTAGATGAACCAACTACTGGTTTGCACTTTGAAGACATTCGCGTTTTGATGGAAGTAATCAATAAATTGGTTGACAAAGGAAACACCATTCTAGTGATCGAACATAATATGGATGTTATTAAACTAGCCGATTATATTATTGATATCGGCCCAGAAGGCGGAAAAGGCGGTGGACAATTGGTTGCCAAAGGAACTCCCGAAGAAGTGGCCCAGAATAAAAAAAGTTATACAGCTAAATTTTTGAAGAAAGAATTAGCCTAA
- a CDS encoding TIGR00730 family Rossman fold protein — protein sequence MRLEDFDNDEDKVIQDSLKQKTWNEIRTNDSWAIFKIMSEFVNGYESMGRIGPCVSIFGSARTKPDDKYYQLAEKIAFKISKAGYGVITGGGPGIMEAGNKGAHLGGGTSVGLNIELPFEQHFNPYIDHDKNLNFDYFFVRKVMFVKYSQGFVVMPGGFGTLDEMFEAITLIQTKKIGKFPIILVGVEFWSGLIDWVKTVLVEKMHTVSPEDLNLFKIVDTEDEVVDVLDKFYKKYDLSPNF from the coding sequence ATGAGATTAGAAGATTTTGATAACGATGAAGATAAAGTAATCCAAGATAGTTTAAAACAAAAGACTTGGAATGAAATTAGAACCAATGACAGCTGGGCAATTTTTAAAATTATGTCGGAGTTTGTGAATGGTTATGAAAGCATGGGACGTATTGGTCCGTGTGTTTCTATTTTTGGATCGGCAAGAACGAAACCAGATGATAAATATTATCAATTGGCTGAAAAAATTGCCTTCAAAATCAGTAAAGCTGGCTACGGCGTAATTACGGGAGGAGGCCCGGGAATTATGGAAGCTGGAAACAAAGGAGCACATTTAGGAGGCGGAACTTCGGTAGGCTTGAACATCGAATTGCCTTTTGAACAGCATTTTAATCCTTATATCGATCACGATAAAAACCTGAATTTCGATTATTTCTTTGTGAGAAAAGTTATGTTCGTTAAGTATTCACAAGGTTTTGTGGTTATGCCGGGAGGTTTTGGAACTTTGGACGAAATGTTTGAAGCGATTACGCTAATTCAAACAAAAAAAATTGGAAAATTCCCAATTATATTAGTTGGTGTTGAATTCTGGTCCGGATTGATTGACTGGGTAAAAACCGTTTTGGTAGAAAAAATGCATACCGTTAGTCCTGAAGATTTGAACTTGTTTAAGATTGTTGACACTGAAGATGAAGTCGTTGACGTTTTGGATAAATTCTATAAGAAATACGATTTGAGTCCAAATTTCTAA